Proteins co-encoded in one Papaver somniferum cultivar HN1 chromosome 5, ASM357369v1, whole genome shotgun sequence genomic window:
- the LOC113282562 gene encoding F-box/kelch-repeat protein At3g23880-like, whose product MTYQPPSECYSLVGSCNGFICLNGLPAHFTHDDYDEFDPASNVAYVCNPITRETVMLPELKRRSCHDDRVDFLVIGFGYAPSTDEYKVVRLYKFMREPKFARIEVYTQGSGKGWRDEGKKIETGLGGWQHGVFANGWIYWNFGNGKIVAFDLADEMFVELSECPIFRCRRIRLGVLGDHLCATNSDTITNISDVWLLKKHKDESLMSWSKELSLTNMDGYDTPLAVTGSAKLLCHSNTSLYLYDLKSSSSKLLANFDRCFHQVIPHRNTLISIDSITRENSKSLESGENVQYGKLKAGIGR is encoded by the coding sequence ATGACCTACCAACCTCCATCTGAGTGCTATAGTCTCGTTGGCTCTTGTAATGGCTTTATTTGTCTAAATGGTTTACCTGCTCATTTTactcatgatgattatgatgaatttGATCCAGCTTCCAATGTTGCTTATGTATGTAATCCCATTACTAGAGAAACTGTTATGCTCCCagaattaaagagaagatcttgTCATGATGATCGAGTTGATTTCCTTGTGATTGGATTTGGTTACGCTCCTTCAACtgatgagtacaaggttgttagacTGTACAAGTTCATGAGAGAACCCAAATTTGCACGAATTGAGGTTTACACACAGGGCAGTGGCAAGGGATGGAGAGACGAAGGGAAGAAAATAGAGACTGGTCTCGGTGGTTGGCAACATGGTGTGTTTGCAAATGGGTGGATTTATTGGAATTTCGGAAACGGGAAAATTGTGGCCTTTGATTTAGCTGATGAAATGTTTGTCGAATTATCTGAGTGTCCTATATTTCGGTGCAGGAGAATTAGACTTGGGGTATTGGGAGATCATTTGTGTGCTACAAATTCCGATACCATTACCAACATTTCTGATGTGTGGTTATTGAAAAAGCACAAAGATGAATCATTGATGAGTTGGAGTAAGGAGTTAAGCTTAACTAATATGGATGGATACGATACTCCCCTTGCCGTTACGGGTAGTGCTAAACTTTTATGTCACTCAAATACCAGCCTCTATCTTTATGAtctaaaatcttcttcttcaaaattgcttGCAAATTTTGATAGATGCTTTCATCAAGTAATTCCTCATAGGAACACCTTAATTTCCATCGATAGCATTACGAGAGAGAACTCAAAATCGCTGGAATCTGGTGAAAATGTGCAATACGGGAAACTAAAGGCAGGGATTGGCAGATGA